The genomic region TCTCGAAAATGTGGTGAGGCCGACGCTCCCTTGGGGGGGGGTTTAAACGTCGACCTCTGCAACCCCGTCTCCAGGGCTACCTCTTGAAACCATGGTGAGGTCGGTGCGCTCTTTTGGGGGGGGAACTGCACCGACCTCTGCGACCCTCTCCAGGCCCGCGTGAGATGAATGATCATCGCCAAAAAGGGGCTGCTTAAATCCGGTCAAAATCTCTTTTTGCATTGGGAGCCCCCCGGGATTGAAAACTATCCAGTTCTACCCAAGCCCGAAAAATCGGGATGAATAGGTTCGCGATCAGAAATTCGTGGCGTTGGAACATTTTTGCCGTGCAGATCAAAAGCAGTCATTGGCCGGCCCCCAACCGCCCAGTGACCTTGGTCGGTCTCATTGAGACGAACCCAAGTCAGGTCCCGACATACCGGTCCGTCGATATCAACAGCCGCATCGGTAATCCGATGAATCAGACTTTTCTTTTGCGCCGTGGTGAAGGTGCCGGATAAAATGTCGATCGTGACCAGCAACACTTTCCGGCTCCCTTCATTAGTAAGGCGTTCCC from Parasphingopyxis sp. CP4 harbors:
- a CDS encoding tautomerase family protein → MLLVTIDILSGTFTTAQKKSLIHRITDAAVDIDGPVCRDLTWVRLNETDQGHWAVGGRPMTAFDLHGKNVPTPRISDREPIHPDFSGLGRTG